One Aulosira sp. FACHB-615 DNA segment encodes these proteins:
- a CDS encoding N-acetylmuramoyl-L-alanine amidase — translation MKLHWLLPGTVGMICLLSSPVLAARLESWRFDAQQNRLEFNTSGGVQPKAQLIFNPTRLVIDLPDTTFGRPQLTQPVGGAVRAIRVGQFDPQTARIVVELAPGYTLDPQGIKFVGITPSRWRVQLPRPRLEPVNSSADNVYNVVTSLDSDTRPPLPRVSSTTQSSTQIDSLQVTGDGFFIRTSGGNPQIRVNRSRDRSTIFMDISSATLSTNLAQRDLSVNRHGVSRVEFTQLQTSPPAVRMTLRVDKNSPDWRAARSGATGLIVLPNRFASLPRNNSSDNQPEYSPPTRRIVSDQPATIEAIELSDDNKQLLIRADQTITARGGWDRTSGLYRITINDAKLAPRIKGPTFNANSPILRVRLQTPDSNTVVILVQPAAGIRFGQINQNNDEVALQLQGSRSVVTVPGTLPFPSDRGQLPDPNENSPSRPPVNTRPIPKGRVVVVIDPGHGGKDPGAIGIGGIREKDIILPISKRVAEILQQNGVQVIMTRNSDYFVTLPGRVQLAERANADVFVSIHANSAGAGRPDVSGLETYYYDSGLGLARVVHNSILQSLNVRDRGVRRARFFVLRKSSMPSILVETGYLTGREDIAKLRTSAYQNQMAEGIARGILQYLKRR, via the coding sequence GTGAAATTACACTGGTTACTACCCGGTACGGTTGGGATGATCTGCTTACTGTCTTCGCCAGTGTTGGCTGCCAGACTGGAGTCTTGGCGGTTTGATGCCCAGCAAAACCGTCTGGAATTTAATACTTCTGGGGGTGTCCAACCCAAAGCACAACTCATTTTCAATCCCACACGCTTGGTTATTGATTTACCAGACACAACCTTTGGCAGACCACAGTTAACACAACCTGTAGGCGGGGCAGTTCGGGCTATTCGTGTTGGTCAGTTTGACCCCCAAACAGCCCGTATTGTGGTGGAACTGGCTCCTGGTTACACTCTTGACCCCCAAGGGATAAAATTTGTCGGGATAACGCCCAGTCGTTGGAGGGTACAATTACCCAGACCCAGACTAGAGCCTGTAAATTCTTCCGCAGATAATGTTTACAACGTAGTCACCAGCCTAGACTCAGATACAAGACCACCATTGCCAAGAGTAAGCAGCACAACACAAAGCAGCACTCAAATTGACAGCTTACAAGTGACAGGGGATGGTTTTTTTATTCGGACTAGTGGCGGCAATCCTCAAATTAGGGTGAATCGGAGCCGCGATCGCTCTACAATTTTTATGGATATCTCCAGCGCCACTTTATCCACAAATTTGGCGCAGCGAGACCTCAGCGTTAACAGGCATGGCGTAAGTCGTGTAGAATTTACCCAACTCCAAACCAGTCCCCCAGCAGTTCGGATGACTTTGCGAGTAGATAAAAATAGTCCAGACTGGCGAGCAGCTAGAAGCGGTGCGACTGGTTTAATCGTTCTACCCAACCGATTTGCCAGCTTACCAAGAAATAACTCCTCTGATAATCAACCCGAATATTCTCCCCCCACTCGCCGCATTGTCAGTGACCAACCAGCCACAATTGAAGCTATCGAACTGTCTGATGATAATAAGCAACTTTTAATTCGAGCCGACCAAACCATAACTGCTAGGGGTGGCTGGGATAGAACTTCTGGGTTGTATCGCATCACGATTAATGATGCTAAATTAGCACCCCGGATTAAAGGCCCCACATTTAATGCCAACAGTCCCATTTTGCGGGTGCGCCTGCAAACACCAGACTCGAACACGGTGGTTATCTTAGTCCAACCTGCGGCGGGAATACGATTTGGGCAAATTAACCAAAATAATGACGAAGTAGCACTGCAATTACAAGGTTCACGCAGTGTTGTTACGGTTCCTGGTACGTTACCTTTTCCTTCAGATAGAGGCCAATTACCAGACCCCAATGAAAATTCTCCTTCCCGACCTCCAGTTAACACACGCCCCATCCCCAAAGGCAGAGTTGTAGTTGTGATTGACCCCGGACATGGCGGTAAAGACCCCGGTGCAATCGGTATTGGTGGTATCCGTGAGAAAGATATCATTCTCCCCATTAGCAAAAGGGTGGCAGAAATCTTACAGCAAAATGGTGTGCAGGTGATTATGACGCGTAATTCTGACTATTTTGTGACTCTTCCTGGACGAGTCCAATTAGCAGAGAGAGCCAACGCGGATGTGTTTGTCAGTATCCACGCTAATTCTGCCGGTGCTGGTCGTCCCGATGTCAGTGGTTTAGAAACTTATTATTATGACAGTGGTTTGGGCCTGGCGCGGGTGGTACATAACAGTATTCTGCAAAGTCTGAATGTCCGAGATCGGGGTGTGCGCCGAGCCAGATTTTTTGTCCTGAGAAAAAGTTCGATGCCTTCAATTTTGGTCGAGACTGGTTATTTAACTGGTCGGGAAGATATTGCGAAGTTAAGAACTTCAGCTTATCAAAATCAAATGGCAGAAGGGATTGCCCGTGGTATACTCCAGTACCTCAAACGGAGATAA
- a CDS encoding 4Fe-4S binding protein: MLLSIAERQMHWVRCLLTFAWLLIIASLLYDPWTPALIHLNHTSTPQEFAVSCIHVQGKCLPERAYPLGTTVMWGVIVPASIFILLVFGHELWRRICPLSFLSQIPRALGWQRYSQHQQSQLGKERYRLAKVNPKSWLGKNYAYLQFGWLFLGLCGRILFFDADRLILASWLLFTIVFAITVGYFYSGKTWCNYFCPMAPVEKIYSQPSGLFSSKVDKKNQPISQSMCRIVLPEGKEQSDCVGCQNACIDIDGERAYWQDLKKPSESFVRYGYSGLVFGYFIYYYLYAGNWEYYFSGAWARQTNQLATLWSPGLYLFERPIYLPKLITVPIILGGCTAIAYILGRWAETQAKAYSRRRKLYLSPHIIRHRILTIYTFSIFNFFFIFAGRPLILLLPSWIQWIYNLLLALASTLWFYKNLPRHPHL; encoded by the coding sequence ATGCTCTTGAGCATAGCTGAACGTCAGATGCACTGGGTGCGCTGTCTGTTAACTTTCGCATGGCTCCTAATTATTGCTTCCCTATTGTACGACCCTTGGACTCCGGCTCTGATTCACTTAAATCATACTTCTACCCCACAGGAATTTGCTGTTAGCTGTATTCATGTGCAAGGTAAATGCTTACCAGAAAGAGCATATCCTTTGGGAACAACTGTGATGTGGGGAGTAATTGTACCTGCATCCATTTTTATTTTGCTAGTATTTGGCCATGAACTGTGGCGGCGCATTTGCCCGCTTTCGTTTCTGTCACAAATTCCCCGCGCTTTGGGTTGGCAGCGTTACTCTCAACACCAGCAATCTCAATTAGGAAAAGAACGCTACAGATTAGCCAAAGTCAATCCTAAATCTTGGTTGGGTAAAAACTATGCTTACCTCCAGTTTGGCTGGTTGTTTTTGGGGTTATGTGGTCGGATTTTATTTTTTGATGCCGATCGCCTAATTTTGGCATCATGGTTGTTATTTACAATTGTCTTTGCGATTACCGTTGGCTACTTTTATAGCGGCAAGACATGGTGTAATTATTTTTGTCCAATGGCACCAGTAGAAAAGATTTACAGTCAACCCAGTGGGTTATTCAGCAGCAAGGTTGATAAGAAGAATCAGCCAATCAGCCAATCAATGTGCCGCATTGTTTTGCCAGAAGGTAAAGAACAAAGTGACTGTGTTGGCTGTCAAAATGCTTGTATTGATATAGATGGGGAACGGGCTTATTGGCAAGACCTGAAAAAACCCTCAGAATCTTTTGTCCGCTATGGTTACAGTGGCTTAGTATTTGGTTACTTTATTTATTACTACCTGTATGCAGGCAATTGGGAATATTACTTTTCAGGGGCTTGGGCGCGACAAACTAACCAACTGGCAACTCTATGGAGTCCAGGACTTTATTTATTTGAACGGCCAATTTATCTACCCAAACTCATAACTGTGCCAATTATTTTGGGTGGATGTACAGCGATCGCTTATATTTTAGGACGCTGGGCAGAAACACAAGCCAAAGCCTATAGTCGTCGGCGCAAACTTTATCTGTCTCCCCACATCATTCGCCATCGGATTTTGACAATCTATACCTTTAGCATCTTTAATTTCTTTTTTATTTTTGCTGGCCGTCCTCTCATTTTATTACTGCCATCTTGGATACAGTGGATTTACAATTTACTCCTAGCTTTAGCAAGTACACTGTGGTTCTACAAAAATCTACCCCGCCATCCGCATCTTTAA
- a CDS encoding SIMPL domain-containing protein, producing the protein MSRTALSGSQFCAGKFWKSLPLALLLFVTVALPASAQEKEKLWRTLTVSGRGTESIATTLSLVNLGVEIQGKTAEEVQQEAAKRSSAVVALLKSRNVEKLETTGIRLNPVYSYTNNVQRITGYAAVNNVSFRIPTEKAGTLLDDAVKAGATQINGVSFIASDDAIATAREVALKEATQDAQKQANAVLSALGLKSKEIVSIQVNNASAPPSPVFFRAQAAKVAEDVSTPVVGGEQEIEASVTLQISY; encoded by the coding sequence ATGTCTAGAACTGCTTTGTCTGGTTCTCAATTTTGTGCTGGGAAGTTTTGGAAATCTCTACCTTTAGCTTTGCTGTTATTTGTCACGGTGGCTTTACCTGCATCAGCCCAAGAAAAAGAAAAGTTATGGCGGACTTTGACTGTGAGTGGAAGAGGAACGGAATCAATTGCTACTACTTTGTCGCTGGTGAATTTAGGAGTGGAGATTCAAGGTAAAACGGCTGAAGAAGTCCAGCAAGAAGCTGCCAAGCGGTCATCAGCTGTGGTTGCTTTGCTCAAAAGTCGTAATGTCGAGAAATTAGAAACTACAGGTATCCGCCTCAATCCTGTTTACAGTTACACCAACAATGTGCAGCGCATTACTGGCTATGCTGCTGTGAATAATGTGAGTTTTCGCATTCCTACCGAGAAAGCCGGCACATTACTAGATGATGCGGTGAAAGCCGGGGCAACGCAAATTAACGGTGTTAGTTTTATTGCTAGTGATGATGCGATCGCTACCGCTCGCGAAGTCGCACTTAAAGAAGCTACTCAGGATGCCCAGAAACAAGCTAATGCTGTATTGAGCGCGTTAGGACTCAAATCGAAAGAAATCGTCAGCATTCAAGTTAATAATGCCAGCGCCCCGCCATCACCTGTATTTTTCCGCGCCCAGGCGGCAAAAGTCGCGGAAGATGTTTCTACACCTGTAGTTGGTGGTGAACAAGAAATAGAAGCATCGGTGACGTTGCAAATTAGTTATTAA
- a CDS encoding single-stranded DNA-binding protein produces the protein MTINIVHLIGRVGGDPDMKYFDSGKTKCRLTLAVNRRTRNSDEPDWFELELWGKTAEVAGNYVRKGKQIAVKGSLKFDSWNDRQTGVSRSKPVIVVDQLDLLGSKNEGDSSMNDMSPDNF, from the coding sequence ATGACTATTAATATAGTCCACCTCATTGGTCGTGTAGGTGGCGACCCAGACATGAAATATTTTGATTCCGGTAAAACTAAATGTAGATTAACCCTGGCAGTCAACAGAAGAACACGCAACAGTGACGAGCCTGACTGGTTCGAGTTGGAATTGTGGGGAAAAACTGCTGAAGTGGCTGGTAATTATGTCCGCAAAGGTAAGCAAATTGCCGTCAAAGGTTCCTTAAAGTTTGACTCCTGGAACGATCGCCAAACCGGAGTTAGTCGTTCTAAACCTGTGATTGTCGTAGACCAGTTGGATTTATTAGGTTCTAAAAATGAGGGAGACAGCAGTATGAATGATATGTCTCCAGATAATTTTTAG
- a CDS encoding rod shape-determining protein, whose translation MGIDLGTANTLVYVSGKGIVLQEPSVVAIDQIEKVALAVGEDAKKMLGRTPENVIALRPLRDGVIADFDTAELMLKSFIQRVNEGRSLILPRIVIGIPSGVTGVERRAVMDAAVQAGAREVYLIDEPVAAAIGAGLPVAEPTGNMIIDIGGGTTEVAVLSLQGTVLSESVRIAGDELTESIVQYMKKVHNLVIGERTAEEIKIRLGSAYPTNEDNETMMEVRGLHLLSGLPRTVTIKSPEIRESMLEPLSIIVEAVKRTLERTPPELASDIIDRGIMLAGGGALLKGIDTLISHETGIVTHIAADPLSCVVLGTGRVLENFKQLERVFSARSKNM comes from the coding sequence ATGGGTATCGACCTCGGTACTGCTAATACCCTTGTTTATGTATCAGGTAAAGGCATTGTACTGCAAGAACCTTCTGTAGTGGCGATCGACCAAATCGAAAAGGTGGCGCTGGCAGTAGGAGAAGATGCCAAAAAAATGCTCGGTCGCACACCGGAAAACGTGATTGCCTTGCGTCCCTTGCGCGATGGTGTAATCGCTGATTTTGATACGGCAGAGTTAATGCTGAAAAGTTTTATTCAGCGAGTTAACGAAGGGCGATCGCTAATTTTACCGCGAATTGTGATTGGGATTCCCAGTGGTGTCACTGGGGTAGAAAGACGGGCTGTAATGGATGCCGCAGTTCAAGCTGGGGCAAGAGAAGTATATTTAATCGATGAGCCAGTTGCCGCCGCAATTGGAGCAGGTCTACCAGTTGCCGAACCCACTGGTAACATGATTATCGATATTGGTGGTGGCACAACAGAAGTTGCCGTCTTGAGTCTTCAAGGCACAGTGTTGAGTGAATCAGTACGCATTGCCGGTGATGAACTGACTGAATCCATCGTCCAATATATGAAGAAAGTGCATAACTTGGTAATTGGTGAACGGACTGCGGAAGAAATCAAAATTCGTCTGGGTTCAGCCTATCCCACCAATGAAGATAATGAAACCATGATGGAAGTCAGAGGTTTACATTTACTGTCTGGTTTACCCCGCACTGTGACCATCAAAAGTCCAGAAATCCGCGAAAGTATGTTGGAACCGTTATCCATCATTGTGGAAGCGGTAAAACGGACATTAGAAAGAACCCCGCCAGAACTAGCATCTGACATCATCGACCGTGGTATTATGCTGGCTGGTGGTGGGGCGCTACTCAAAGGCATTGATACCCTAATCAGTCATGAAACGGGGATTGTGACTCACATAGCAGCTGATCCACTCAGCTGTGTTGTACTGGGAACAGGCCGTGTCTTAGAAAACTTTAAACAGCTGGAAAGGGTATTCAGCGCCCGTTCTAAAAATATGTAG
- the mreC gene encoding rod shape-determining protein MreC, producing the protein MVTVRRWWGRKGLQVASLALVLGGAWILRQTQGAMLLEVYQVVTSPLQLLQSGQTPAERLEERLKDAQFMEMQTRIQELESQNQQLQNLLGYVQPEPAASRPVPARVVGRSADHWWQQVTLNRGSNSGIQEGYIVKAEGGLVGLVDSVTPNTSRVLLISDLKSQVGVTVSRTSAKGVLRGDSSADAVLEFYEKVPNVKVGDLVSTSTYSQKFPSGLAVGKIKSLDLKKLPASVAKVELFPPIRSLDWVAVYPKPTNQPQETPQSKEQEQANQQ; encoded by the coding sequence ATGGTTACTGTACGTCGTTGGTGGGGTCGCAAAGGGTTACAGGTTGCTTCGCTGGCCCTTGTACTAGGTGGTGCTTGGATATTACGACAGACTCAAGGGGCAATGCTACTGGAAGTTTATCAAGTAGTAACAAGTCCTCTACAGCTTTTACAATCTGGGCAAACTCCCGCAGAACGTTTGGAAGAACGCCTCAAAGATGCCCAGTTTATGGAGATGCAAACCCGCATTCAAGAACTGGAAAGCCAAAATCAACAGTTACAAAATTTATTGGGTTATGTCCAACCTGAGCCAGCCGCATCACGTCCAGTACCAGCGCGGGTAGTAGGGCGGAGTGCAGATCATTGGTGGCAACAAGTAACCCTGAATCGTGGCTCAAATTCTGGCATTCAAGAAGGGTATATTGTCAAGGCTGAGGGTGGATTAGTTGGTTTGGTAGATAGTGTCACCCCGAATACTAGCCGTGTGTTGTTGATTAGTGACCTCAAAAGTCAAGTGGGTGTGACTGTTAGCCGTACTTCTGCCAAGGGAGTGTTACGGGGCGATTCTTCCGCAGACGCGGTGCTGGAATTTTATGAAAAAGTGCCGAATGTCAAAGTCGGAGACTTAGTTTCGACTTCCACTTACAGTCAAAAATTTCCCTCTGGTTTGGCAGTAGGCAAAATCAAATCTTTGGATTTAAAGAAACTACCAGCATCGGTGGCGAAAGTTGAACTTTTCCCACCAATTAGGTCATTAGATTGGGTGGCTGTGTATCCTAAACCAACAAACCAACCACAGGAAACGCCACAGTCCAAGGAGCAAGAACAGGCAAATCAACAATGA
- the mreD gene encoding rod shape-determining protein MreD, with amino-acid sequence MKIPSFNGRKSNKPKAAERKSKSKAYRKPIARWHPRVVQLLDLSVTVGSVLLCLLLLPTRFPGTELLGLGPNWLLIWVVAWSIKRSVWEGAIAGIVLGLLQDALTSPDPTHAVTLGLVGLLTGLVQKQRFIQEDFISIALIVFIMAILSESIFGLQLSLTGDRKVEYIWAYYQRVALASAILSSLWAPVVYYPLNLWWQKRKAIEQ; translated from the coding sequence ATGAAGATACCTTCATTCAATGGTCGTAAATCGAACAAGCCAAAAGCTGCGGAACGAAAATCGAAATCTAAAGCTTATCGCAAACCCATCGCCCGTTGGCATCCGCGTGTAGTGCAACTGTTAGATTTGTCTGTGACAGTTGGATCTGTGCTGTTATGCTTGCTGTTATTGCCGACGCGCTTTCCTGGCACAGAATTGTTGGGGTTGGGGCCGAATTGGCTGTTAATTTGGGTGGTGGCTTGGAGTATCAAACGCTCGGTTTGGGAAGGAGCGATCGCAGGTATAGTTTTAGGACTACTGCAAGATGCCCTAACTTCACCAGATCCAACTCACGCCGTCACCTTGGGTTTGGTGGGATTACTCACAGGATTAGTACAGAAGCAGCGATTTATCCAGGAAGACTTTATTTCCATCGCTTTAATTGTCTTTATCATGGCAATTTTGTCGGAGTCAATTTTTGGGTTGCAATTGAGTTTGACGGGCGATCGCAAAGTAGAATACATCTGGGCTTATTACCAAAGAGTTGCCCTAGCATCAGCTATTCTCAGCAGTCTTTGGGCTCCTGTGGTTTACTATCCCCTGAATTTGTGGTGGCAAAAGCGCAAAGCGATCGAACAATAG